Proteins encoded within one genomic window of Companilactobacillus sp.:
- a CDS encoding S1 domain-containing RNA-binding protein → MTVEVGSKTEGKVTGITNFGAFVDLGDNQSGMVHISEIADSYVKDIHDVLKVGDTVKVLVLNDKDGKIALSIKQASDKPKPRHHERKPRQQHQPQHHVESFDDMMSGFMKQSEERLSTIRKNTEGKRGGRGGRRG, encoded by the coding sequence ATGACAGTTGAAGTAGGATCCAAAACAGAAGGTAAAGTTACCGGCATTACTAATTTTGGAGCATTTGTTGATCTCGGCGATAACCAGAGCGGAATGGTTCATATCAGTGAGATTGCTGATAGTTACGTCAAGGATATACATGACGTTTTAAAAGTCGGGGACACGGTCAAGGTGCTAGTATTAAATGATAAGGACGGCAAGATAGCTCTTTCAATTAAACAAGCATCTGACAAGCCTAAACCTCGTCATCATGAAAGAAAGCCACGTCAACAGCATCAACCACAACATCACGTTGAAAGTTTTGACGATATGATGTCTGGATTTATGAAACAAAGTGAAGAAAGATTAAGTACAATTCGTAAGAATACAGAAGGTAAACGTGGAGGCCGTGGAGGTCGTCGCGGATAA
- the hslO gene encoding Hsp33 family molecular chaperone HslO, whose protein sequence is MADKLLKAVSNNGKFRVYVIDATDTIAEAQKRHDTWTNSTAALGRTMIGSILVATSTLKDDEDLTTRIVGDGPAGAIVVDANAQGETKGYIQNPHVSLPLNDKHHIDVRGAVGTKGTLSITKDQHLKEPFTGQTPLVSGEIGDDFAYYMAQSEQIPSAVGVSVFVHPNETVGKAGGFLIQTLPGANDDDITTIENNLKVVPNISELMNEGLTSEEIMDKLMHGIEMKILDSLDIQFKCDCSKERFSKSLATLRDSEIQAMIDENHGAEAVCKFCNNKYEFSEADLKKILVEKNQ, encoded by the coding sequence ATGGCAGATAAATTATTAAAGGCTGTTTCTAACAATGGTAAATTTCGTGTTTATGTGATTGATGCAACCGACACTATTGCGGAAGCTCAAAAGCGTCACGATACATGGACTAATTCAACTGCTGCCTTAGGTAGAACAATGATTGGTTCGATCTTAGTAGCAACATCAACCTTAAAAGATGATGAAGATTTAACAACTAGAATCGTAGGCGATGGTCCAGCTGGTGCGATCGTCGTTGATGCTAATGCACAAGGAGAAACTAAAGGATACATTCAAAATCCTCATGTAAGTTTACCGTTAAATGACAAGCACCATATCGATGTTCGCGGTGCAGTTGGTACAAAAGGTACTTTAAGCATTACTAAAGACCAACATTTAAAAGAGCCATTTACTGGTCAGACACCATTGGTGTCAGGTGAAATTGGCGATGATTTCGCTTATTACATGGCTCAGTCAGAACAAATACCATCTGCAGTTGGTGTTTCAGTTTTTGTTCACCCTAATGAAACCGTCGGGAAAGCTGGTGGATTTTTGATTCAAACGTTGCCTGGAGCAAACGATGATGATATCACGACAATCGAAAATAACCTGAAGGTCGTTCCTAACATTTCTGAACTGATGAATGAGGGACTCACATCAGAAGAAATCATGGATAAGTTGATGCATGGTATCGAGATGAAGATTCTTGATTCGCTAGATATCCAGTTTAAGTGCGATTGTTCCAAAGAACGTTTTTCAAAATCTTTGGCTACACTAAGAGACTCAGAAATCCAAGCAATGATTGATGAAAATCACGGTGCAGAGGCAGTTTGCAAGTTCTGTAATAACAAGTACGAATTTTCTGAAGCAGATTTAAAGAAAATTCTCGTTGAAAAAAATCAATGA
- the tilS gene encoding tRNA lysidine(34) synthetase TilS: MTHEVNMVSSVKKFLKANQAKRVLIAVSGGIDSMVLTDILLRIWNKADLAVVNVDHDLRPESRSEVEFVQQYCQKQSIAFYTAKWNHDSDGLGMEAAAREFRYNFFQRIMQEQNFDTLLTAHHANDLSENVLMKLIRSGNVYEVTSLKKRRDFSVGQLLRPLLEYSKSELREYSDERQLKHIQDETNFENITMRNRLRNDIFPQLQKENGQLLKHFNLFESQLNALIKLADTQFSQIEDAMQLQYQPDQLSGELIPLSQLDDSQQTLFWGRMFTNKFPKLSISNRQIQQIITIVTGQKPNTEVNLENGWNFERAYTKFYLKKIQQYSGFDLPVEIGKEYRVNGRIFKLEPATADTATIAFSHRPKQIVLRTRKNGDKLLINNSKHQKLSKRFINEKIPEDKRRNLPILIFDNEIVWVEKIYNIGDYLKKNTVFYKITFKEVK, encoded by the coding sequence ATGACACATGAAGTAAACATGGTCAGTTCAGTCAAAAAGTTTTTAAAAGCCAATCAGGCAAAACGAGTCCTGATTGCGGTATCTGGTGGGATCGATTCGATGGTTTTAACGGATATCCTTCTGAGAATTTGGAACAAAGCTGATCTGGCAGTTGTCAACGTCGATCATGATTTACGACCCGAAAGTAGGTCAGAAGTTGAATTTGTCCAACAATACTGTCAAAAGCAGAGCATAGCTTTTTATACCGCAAAATGGAATCACGATTCTGATGGGTTAGGGATGGAAGCAGCTGCTAGAGAATTCAGATATAATTTTTTTCAAAGAATCATGCAGGAGCAGAATTTTGATACCTTATTGACGGCACATCATGCCAATGATTTGTCAGAAAATGTTTTGATGAAACTGATTCGTTCGGGAAACGTTTATGAAGTAACCAGTCTCAAAAAAAGACGTGATTTTTCAGTGGGACAACTTCTACGTCCTTTACTTGAATATTCCAAATCTGAGTTAAGAGAATACAGTGATGAGCGTCAATTAAAACATATTCAAGATGAGACCAATTTTGAAAATATTACAATGCGTAATCGCTTGAGAAATGATATTTTTCCCCAATTACAAAAAGAAAATGGACAATTGCTGAAACATTTTAATTTATTTGAGAGTCAATTAAATGCTTTGATCAAATTAGCCGACACGCAGTTTTCGCAGATTGAAGATGCAATGCAATTACAATATCAACCTGATCAGCTTTCTGGAGAATTAATTCCATTAAGTCAACTTGACGATAGCCAACAAACTTTGTTTTGGGGAAGAATGTTCACTAACAAATTTCCAAAACTTTCAATTAGCAATCGACAGATTCAACAAATTATCACGATTGTAACGGGGCAAAAGCCCAATACAGAGGTTAATTTGGAAAACGGCTGGAATTTTGAACGGGCTTATACGAAGTTCTACTTGAAGAAGATTCAGCAATACTCAGGCTTTGATTTGCCGGTCGAGATTGGCAAAGAATATCGGGTCAATGGCCGAATTTTTAAATTAGAGCCTGCCACAGCGGATACAGCAACAATTGCTTTTTCGCATAGGCCCAAACAAATCGTTTTGCGAACGAGAAAAAATGGCGACAAGTTGTTGATCAATAATTCAAAGCATCAAAAACTCAGCAAAAGATTTATTAATGAAAAGATACCCGAAGATAAAAGAAGAAATTTGCCGATATTAATATTCGATAATGAGATTGTTTGGGTTGAAAAAATATATAATATAGGGGACTATTTAAAAAAGAACACTGTTTTCTATAAAATCACTTTCAAAGAGGTAAAGTAA
- a CDS encoding FtsB family cell division protein yields MELRNIAHSNVSVLSPKQDSVSKSNQRQADYVAKVHQRRLIFIGALFAVVILFFGSQILFSQRSYSQINQQVEVNQSKLAKQKSTEKDLKIQLNQLQDTNYLEKYVRDKYMYTKPGEQVYNLPVNDTAVQK; encoded by the coding sequence ATGGAGTTACGAAATATAGCACATTCAAACGTCTCGGTCCTTAGTCCCAAGCAGGATTCAGTGTCCAAGTCGAATCAAAGACAAGCTGACTATGTTGCTAAGGTGCATCAGAGAAGATTGATTTTTATCGGTGCATTGTTTGCTGTCGTGATCTTATTTTTTGGGTCACAGATATTATTTTCACAAAGATCTTATTCTCAAATAAATCAACAAGTTGAAGTCAATCAATCTAAGTTGGCAAAACAAAAGTCAACTGAAAAGGATTTGAAAATTCAACTCAATCAGTTACAAGATACCAATTATTTAGAAAAATACGTTCGGGATAAATATATGTACACTAAGCCAGGCGAACAAGTCTATAATCTACCTGTTAACGACACGGCGGTACAAAAATAG
- the hpt gene encoding hypoxanthine phosphoribosyltransferase — MNSDIQRVLVSEKEIADANQRLGKQLSEDYAGKNPLFVCILRGAAMFMMDLIKNIDIPLEYDFMDVSSYGGENTVSTGDVKIIKDLDTSLRDRDVVIVEDIIDTGYTLDRLIELFNTRHAKSIRIVSFLDKPSRRIKHVHVDYNGVKIPDEFVVGYGMDYNERYRNLPYVGVLKPEIYSSK, encoded by the coding sequence ATGAATTCCGACATACAAAGAGTTTTGGTATCTGAAAAAGAAATTGCTGATGCAAATCAAAGATTGGGCAAACAGCTTTCAGAAGATTATGCTGGTAAGAATCCACTATTCGTATGTATCCTACGTGGTGCAGCCATGTTTATGATGGATTTGATCAAAAACATCGACATTCCGCTAGAATATGACTTCATGGATGTTTCAAGTTACGGTGGCGAAAATACTGTATCGACTGGAGACGTTAAAATCATTAAAGATCTCGATACTTCTTTACGTGACCGCGATGTTGTTATTGTTGAAGATATTATCGACACTGGATATACTTTGGATCGACTGATCGAATTGTTTAACACTCGTCATGCTAAGTCGATTAGAATCGTATCTTTTTTAGATAAACCATCTCGTCGTATCAAACATGTTCATGTTGATTATAATGGTGTTAAGATTCCAGATGAGTTCGTTGTTGGCTATGGTATGGATTACAACGAGAGATATCGTAATCTTCCATATGTTGGAGTCTTAAAACCAGAAATTTATTCTTCAAAATAG
- the ftsH gene encoding ATP-dependent zinc metalloprotease FtsH produces the protein MKNNRNRLINNSLFYILLFVVLVLAASWFAGGQSTDQSKTLSQDQFITQLKQGKVKSFKIEPIGGAYQVTGNYKKAQTSNTTRVSLLGRNSSSSSKVTQFTSTVLPNNDTLKQINNAAMAKDVKTTAAAKSQSSQWVYLIISFVVPLVLIFFVFFALMGRGGQGGGGANRVMSFGKSKVKPEDPKKNKVRFSDVAGAEEEKQELVEVVDFLKDPRKYVSLGARIPSGVLLEGPPGTGKTLLAKAVAGEAKVPFYSISGSDFVEMFVGVGASRVRDLFENAKKDAPSIIFIDEIDAVGRQRGAGTGGGNDEREQTLNQLLIEMDGFTGNEGVIVMAATNRSDVLDPALLRPGRFDRKILVGRPDVKGREAILKVHSKNKTFTDDVDLKVIAQQTPGFVGADLENLLNEAALVAARRHKTKIDSSDIDEAEDRVIAGPAKKNRVISDKERHMVAYHEAGHALIGLVLNDSRVVRKVTIVPRGRAGGYAIMLPKDDQNLVTKKELTEQITGLLGGRTAEEIIFGQQSSGASNDFEQATNIARTMVTEYGMTDRLGTVQLEKDGQPVGSGGYRAEPTYSQDTAKAIDQEVKRIIDEAHEQAREIIESHRDQHKLIAEALLKYETLDEKEILSLFNTGKMPANDKNEQFPSESAATFEQAKRAAEAKDAAKQKSEDQANDHDDSNNSDDSGSDNGSGTSDVEKPDDVSNDSDNQKSDDSDDDPNKIEFPSEKDDNNDNNKD, from the coding sequence ATGAAAAATAATCGAAATAGGCTAATTAATAATAGCCTGTTTTATATCTTGCTATTTGTGGTATTGGTACTTGCAGCAAGTTGGTTTGCGGGCGGTCAGTCAACTGATCAATCAAAGACACTTAGCCAAGACCAATTCATTACGCAATTAAAACAAGGCAAGGTGAAGAGTTTCAAAATTGAGCCAATCGGAGGAGCTTACCAAGTAACTGGTAATTACAAGAAAGCTCAAACTTCAAATACTACCCGTGTTTCGTTGTTGGGTCGTAATAGTTCTTCGAGTTCAAAAGTAACTCAATTTACTTCTACCGTGTTACCTAACAATGATACTTTGAAACAAATTAATAATGCCGCTATGGCTAAAGACGTTAAGACTACAGCAGCTGCTAAGTCTCAATCTAGTCAGTGGGTATATTTGATTATTTCCTTTGTTGTACCACTAGTACTTATCTTCTTCGTATTCTTTGCCCTAATGGGCCGAGGTGGACAAGGCGGTGGCGGTGCCAACCGAGTAATGAGCTTTGGGAAATCTAAGGTTAAACCCGAGGATCCTAAGAAGAACAAAGTTCGTTTCTCAGATGTTGCTGGTGCTGAAGAAGAGAAACAAGAACTTGTTGAAGTTGTTGATTTCTTAAAAGATCCACGTAAGTATGTTTCACTTGGTGCTAGAATACCATCTGGTGTGCTTCTAGAAGGACCTCCTGGTACTGGTAAAACTTTACTAGCTAAAGCTGTTGCTGGTGAAGCTAAGGTTCCATTCTATTCAATCTCTGGTTCTGATTTCGTTGAAATGTTCGTTGGTGTTGGTGCATCTCGTGTTCGTGATTTATTCGAAAACGCCAAAAAAGATGCTCCTTCAATCATCTTCATTGATGAAATTGATGCCGTTGGTCGTCAACGTGGCGCTGGTACTGGTGGCGGTAACGACGAACGTGAACAAACTCTTAACCAATTATTGATTGAGATGGATGGTTTTACAGGTAACGAAGGTGTTATCGTTATGGCTGCTACTAACCGTTCCGATGTTCTTGATCCTGCGTTACTTCGTCCAGGTCGTTTTGACCGTAAGATCTTGGTTGGACGTCCTGATGTTAAAGGCCGTGAAGCAATTCTTAAAGTTCATTCTAAGAACAAGACCTTTACAGACGATGTTGATTTGAAGGTTATTGCTCAACAAACTCCTGGTTTCGTTGGTGCTGACCTTGAAAACTTGCTTAACGAAGCTGCCTTAGTTGCAGCAAGACGTCATAAGACTAAGATCGATTCTTCAGATATCGATGAAGCTGAAGATCGTGTTATTGCTGGTCCTGCTAAGAAGAACCGTGTTATTTCTGATAAGGAACGTCACATGGTTGCCTACCACGAAGCTGGACACGCATTGATCGGTTTGGTACTTAATGACTCACGTGTTGTTAGAAAAGTTACTATCGTACCTCGTGGACGTGCCGGCGGTTATGCTATCATGCTTCCTAAGGACGATCAAAACTTAGTTACGAAGAAAGAATTAACTGAACAAATTACTGGTTTGCTAGGTGGTCGTACAGCCGAAGAAATTATCTTTGGACAACAATCATCCGGAGCCTCAAATGACTTTGAGCAAGCTACTAATATTGCCAGAACAATGGTTACTGAATACGGTATGACTGATCGACTTGGTACTGTTCAACTTGAAAAAGATGGACAACCTGTTGGTTCAGGTGGTTACCGTGCAGAACCTACATATTCACAAGATACTGCTAAAGCAATTGATCAAGAAGTTAAACGTATTATTGATGAAGCTCATGAACAAGCTCGAGAAATTATCGAAAGCCACCGTGATCAACATAAATTGATTGCTGAAGCACTCTTGAAATATGAAACACTTGATGAAAAAGAAATTCTTAGCTTATTCAATACTGGTAAGATGCCAGCTAACGATAAGAACGAACAATTCCCAAGTGAAAGTGCTGCAACATTTGAACAAGCTAAACGTGCTGCTGAAGCAAAAGATGCTGCTAAACAAAAGTCTGAAGATCAAGCAAATGATCATGATGATTCTAATAACTCAGATGACTCAGGTTCAGATAACGGTTCAGGAACTTCCGATGTTGAAAAGCCAGATGATGTTTCAAATGATTCAGATAATCAAAAGTCAGATGATTCAGATGACGATCCAAACAAAATTGAATTTCCATCTGAAAAAGATGACAACAACGATAATAATAAAGATTAA
- a CDS encoding putative polysaccharide biosynthesis protein — MKRETVSRAVRGTWVLTIASLFSEFLSAVYRIPLQNIVGDRGYFIYQQVYPIYGIFSVLALTGLPVVLSKTFAQQENDAAKNRLLKLTFVILLAISIGATAVLWGASRYIASFMGDPSLYLEIRTVSLAFLLVPFEASLRGLFQSDLIMEPSAISQVLEQFIRIVLIIVAAVMFSKSTINLYQMGALANSGSFFGGIVAVVVLLFTFFKKERNFFQKTNSVNVKLEKGLGLEIILIIFFTGITIFYQFIDSFSMLRLLMRSGMPLNQAEIMKGVFDRAQPLIQLGIVISLSFISTIMPQLRQGQQSEKNKSLINSMVRVCIVLAIAETAGLIALMPDVNTMLFTDSTGSVALAIYMCSIFFVSTINLLIAVTSGDASKNFAKLLIFIFSLIIKIGLNIILIPRFHISGAALATVGSEIVILIGLILIYRRDLEFLSLSWDFMVKSLSSGLIMALSVRALEQFTLHFIELTRGTSVLINLILIPVGILIFVFLIAHLKILKKSEWEILPLGAKITKFIKVEE, encoded by the coding sequence ATGAAGAGAGAAACCGTTTCTAGAGCAGTTCGTGGCACTTGGGTCTTAACGATTGCTTCATTGTTCTCTGAATTCTTAAGTGCTGTTTATCGGATTCCCTTACAAAATATCGTTGGAGATCGAGGATATTTTATTTATCAGCAAGTCTATCCAATCTATGGGATTTTTTCCGTTTTAGCATTGACTGGGCTGCCAGTAGTGTTGTCTAAAACATTTGCGCAACAAGAAAATGATGCTGCCAAGAATAGATTATTAAAATTAACGTTTGTAATTTTATTGGCGATATCTATCGGAGCGACCGCAGTTTTGTGGGGTGCGTCAAGATATATTGCGTCATTCATGGGTGATCCAAGCTTATATTTAGAGATCAGGACAGTCAGTCTTGCGTTTTTACTAGTTCCATTTGAGGCTAGTTTGAGAGGACTCTTTCAAAGTGATCTGATCATGGAACCAAGTGCTATCTCGCAAGTTTTGGAGCAATTTATTCGAATTGTCTTGATAATTGTGGCAGCGGTGATGTTTAGCAAAAGCACTATCAACTTGTATCAGATGGGTGCCTTAGCAAATAGCGGATCGTTTTTTGGAGGAATTGTTGCGGTTGTAGTTTTACTGTTTACCTTTTTTAAAAAGGAACGAAATTTCTTCCAGAAGACTAATTCTGTCAATGTAAAACTGGAAAAAGGACTTGGATTAGAGATCATCCTGATAATATTTTTTACCGGGATAACGATTTTTTACCAGTTCATTGATTCGTTTAGCATGCTGCGATTATTGATGCGCAGCGGGATGCCATTAAATCAAGCGGAGATCATGAAAGGTGTATTTGATCGGGCTCAGCCGTTGATCCAGCTGGGAATCGTGATTTCCTTGTCGTTTATTTCGACTATCATGCCGCAACTAAGGCAGGGTCAACAATCTGAGAAAAATAAATCATTGATCAATTCAATGGTCAGGGTTTGCATTGTTTTAGCAATTGCTGAAACAGCCGGGTTGATTGCTCTGATGCCGGATGTCAACACGATGCTCTTTACAGATTCCACTGGCTCAGTCGCATTGGCAATTTATATGTGTTCGATTTTCTTTGTTTCAACAATTAATTTGTTGATTGCAGTTACTAGTGGGGATGCTAGCAAAAATTTTGCCAAGCTATTGATTTTTATTTTTTCATTAATAATCAAAATCGGCTTGAACATAATCTTGATACCAAGATTTCATATTTCAGGAGCTGCCTTAGCGACAGTCGGAAGTGAAATTGTTATCTTAATAGGATTGATCCTGATTTATCGACGAGATTTAGAATTTTTAAGTCTCAGTTGGGATTTTATGGTCAAAAGTCTAAGTTCAGGTTTGATCATGGCACTTTCAGTCAGAGCATTAGAACAATTTACATTGCATTTTATTGAATTGACTCGTGGTACTTCAGTTTTGATCAATTTGATCTTGATACCAGTAGGGATCTTAATATTCGTATTCCTGATTGCGCATTTGAAAATATTGAAAAAATCCGAATGGGAGATCTTGCCGCTCGGTGCAAAAATAACTAAGTTTATAAAAGTAGAGGAATAA
- a CDS encoding RNA-binding S4 domain-containing protein codes for MRLDKFLKVSRIIKRRTVAKEFTDNGRALVNDRVAKSSTNVEVGDTIELHFGERTMKVRVLNTKETTKKNESADLYEEIN; via the coding sequence ATGAGATTAGATAAATTTTTAAAAGTCAGTCGGATTATCAAGCGTCGGACAGTCGCTAAAGAATTTACCGACAACGGCCGTGCTTTAGTCAATGATCGAGTTGCAAAATCTTCAACTAATGTTGAGGTGGGAGACACGATCGAGCTTCACTTTGGTGAAAGAACTATGAAAGTTCGCGTTCTAAATACCAAAGAAACTACCAAGAAAAATGAATCAGCTGATTTGTACGAAGAAATAAACTAG